From Arachis hypogaea cultivar Tifrunner chromosome 3, arahy.Tifrunner.gnm2.J5K5, whole genome shotgun sequence:
TAGAGaagtcaataaattttttttttaggaaaaaaaaaaaaaaccatcctGAGAGGAAATGGTAGATCAAAAAGTACATGGAGGTGTAAACTTTTTTACCGTGTGTTGTAAGCAGTAAGACATCAATGGTAGGATCTGAATTGAATGCTTTGACAATGTCAAAACGCTTTTCTGGCTCAACTGATCCATCTAGCCGCAAGTATGTAACACTTAGaacataaaaaggaaaaacagagaATGGAAGTCACCATCagttataataaaaaatcaaaattgattTCGGGATGCAAAAAACAGGTGAAATTTCTTCATTAAAAGCTTTAAACAACCATGAGAACCAAAACAGCCAATTCATTGAAAGTAACAGGATGACTAGATCAGAAACTTACTTTTTCATGTGTGTCTGAAACAAATCTCTTTCTATTATATCCAGAAAAGCCTGCAAACAAGCCATTGTGGAAGGGAAATCAGCATACTATGTAATATACTAAAATTCAGCAAGAAATTAGGCCTCAAGAAAGCTAGGTAATAACCTTGTGTTGAGCAAATATCAATACCCTGTGCTGCCCAACGTTAACAGAACCCTCAGAACCAGAAGCATCAACTCCAATTCCACACTCTTCAAGAATCTCCTGAAGAGCAACTAATTTTGGCGAATGATGGAGGTTGTGAAGTTCTGAAATGATGTCAGAAACACCCGGTAACACTCCGGAGAGGATGGTCGAAAGTGAATCTAAAACCTTATCATTGATGACAAGCAATGGATGACTACACAGCTTCAGCAAGTATTGAAGTGCCTGAAGCAAGAAATGAATTGTTGGTCAACAAAAATGAAAACTGTTGAAGCAATAACTGTCATATAATTAAAGAAATCAAATTACCTGGAAAACATGTGAAGATGCTTTAGTTGAACTGCTGCTTCCTTCTGCTCCAGCTGACTCATTCGTTGTCACAATAGATGACATTTCTTGTTTTACGTGAGAACCAGAAAACTGTTCATAGAGTTTAAATTGTACAGGgctcaaatcacagtatctgtcTTGAATTattttctccggaagatcagatAAGACCTCATCCTTTGTTCTACGAAGGAGAAAAGGCATAGCCTAGAGGATAAAAGAACATCTATTAGAAGTCAAAAAAGACCAAAATATTCGCAGAGCAATAATGCAACAGAAGGTATCAATCACCTGCTTATGCAATCTCTCCATAGCAAGTGCTCCTGCTTCGGCATCTTTGGCTGAGCATTTTGGATCTCTAGCAGCTAAAAGCGGTTTTCCATATGTTGCTTGGAACTGTTAATGTTACATTAAATGTATGCCAGTTGTGACAACAATTAATAAAAACGCAGAAATGGTTTGGCAATCAAAGATAAAGCATTACCACTATGAAAAGGTCTAGCTAGATATCTACATGATGTCTGAAAGAGACTCTTTAAAATCTCAAACTAACCCTAGAGGCAACATAATATCGTGAGGGGAATACAGATATTGTCAAATCAAAAGAACATAATCCACTcaaatattttacttaatttgaACAGATGCAAGAGTACAAAACTTTTGAAGGTATTGAAAATTGGGTGCTAGTGTATGAACTGATAAATGAGAAGGTGGTGAAGAAAAAGGATAAAAGTATAAAACTAATATCAAGAAACAAATCAatttaagagaataaaatattAGGTATAAAGCCAAAGAATTGTTTTATACCTCTGCTACACACCCACATGCTTTGGCCTTTAAACATGGATAAGCATAGGCCCATTTTTTCCATGtgctaaaatttaatttaactatGAAGAATGAGGAAGAAAGCATCAAACTCCTAATCCTTGGTAAAGGAATCACAATTTTACCTGTCTCTCTGTTCCAAGAAATCCAGGCATTAGAAAATCAAAAAGGGACCACAAGTCCATGATGTTATTCtgcaaaaaacaaaataaaaaagaggtagtgtgtttatttaattagtaatgaTATGTTTACCTTTAATGAGAACAGAAAATCACCACACCAACCTGTATTGGAGTTCCACTCAATATCAAGCGGtgttgggcttttaactgctttACAGCAAGTGTAACTTTGGACTTAGCATTCTTGATTATATGCCCTTCATCTAAAATGCAGTAATTCCACAGAAGCTGTCCCAAATAATCGATGTCTTTACGGACAACATCATATGATGTTATAATGACGTTATGCTTGCAAAAATGATCTCGAAGAATCATTCGGTCCTGAGCAGAACCAACGTACTGAAGACAAGATATAACTGAAACATCAATATATTTCTCTATCTCAAAGGCCCAGTGTCCAACTAGGGTTGATGGGCAAATAATCAAAGATGGTAGAAGATCTCCATTCCCAGACTGAGTTCGATGCTCAGCAATATCAGAGGCCACAATAGCCGATGACTGAAGCGTCTTACCAAGCCCCATGTCATCACATAAAATTCCATGAAGCTTGAAACGTTTCAAAAAAGCTAACCAATTTATGCCTTCTTGTTGGTACCTGGAAGCATAATAATATtagtaataacaataacaaaaatgAACAATTATGAGCACatcttaatgtttttttttatcataaatttaCAAAATAGAAATTGGGGTTTAAATGAAGATCAAGTGAGAAGAATGTCGTTTAACGGATGAAGTGAAACTGTATACAACATAAGATCTCAATCTCATGTTTGTCTTGAAATGTTCAACATGAAGAATCCcttgaaaaaaaaagggagagggagaaggggaaagGAAGAGATAAGCAGCTATGAGAAGATCTAAAACATAATTATGCAATGTTTTCAAGTTGGGCAAAGCTGTCAATGCATATTTTAATAACTAACTCCCCAAAAAGCTTAAATTCTTGGGTAAAGGCTTATATATGATCTCTATGTCTAGCATGCACCTCCATGCAAGCCTTTTGGGCTCTAAACATAGACTGAAGTGAAGAAATTCAACTTCAGGGTACATATATCACTTGGACTCGGTCATAAAAAGTTTTCTTATAGTGCAGAAACTAACCCTACCAAAACCTGATGAGATTTTATATTTCACAAACTGTTTCAGAATGGAATGATGAAAATATTAAGCCTCCAAAATGAAGTCCAATTTACCTTCTCAATGTGACTTTCAATTCAGTGCATAACTTGTAATCTTCAATGTGGGAGTTGTCAAGCAGTTGCTCCAAAAATTGCAAATCATCAGCATTTCTAGATATACCTTCCCCCAATCCAACTGGTTGAGGAAGGCCTCGTGCCAAAGGAAGTAAAGGCACAAGAGCAGCAAAACTATGGGTCACACTCTGCCTGACAGACTGATCACAGTCACTCATGCACCTTAGAAGTGGAACTACCAACAATGGAGCGTAAGGGACCAACTCTACCCCCAGGCCCTGAACAAGAAAATTAATCAACATGCCTGCTCCTTGACGAGCATGAACTGATGATGCATCTTCCAACATTGGGATAGCATTTTCAACCACAGCACTCATAACTTTCACAGTCATTGACCGGGCCATGGAAGTGATGCAGCGTGAAGCAGCTAATCTAACTGCAACATGAGAATGTTGAATGCATTTAAAAATGCACGGGAGAAGTGTCAATAATTTTGGCTTTAACTCCTCATTTAACAAGGGCGCAATAGATCGTACCACCTACAAGAAATACATGCTGCATATTAAGCAGAATATCATATGCAAAACAGTAAAAACTGACCCAAACAAATATGGCTaaattttcaagaatttattCAATTTATCAGTTGTTGTCTTTGTTTCCAGTGTTCTGTCCTAAACAAATTAATATCACTCTTTCCAAAAAGAGGCATCTCTCTTGATAAGCTCATCCCATCTTATAAAACAGTAATTCAGCTTCATACAAATAGTGATGTAGCAAAAATATCATGTAATGAGCAAGTTCACAAGTAGAAAATGATGAGACTAACCTGAATATTGTTAATCAATATCTGGGGATCACTAATAGACTCAACAGCCATAGTAGCTTGTTTTTCATTAGTGACTGCTGGAGATTCAGAGGAGCTAGGTTTAAGCACCTCAGTAAGGCAATCCCACAGCTTAGGAAGCTTATCAAATAACAAAGCACCAAACTTCTCGCACAAAAGCCTCAACGCTAATTCCGACCCACGTCTACTTATGAACCCTTCCACTTTTGATCGATCTTCACCAGCCAAAACATGGACCTTTGATTTATGTTTGCTCACAGGAGTTCCAAACGACAGAAGACCTTGGTCATCAATACTCTCCATGGAGCAAATGAGTTTAGCTTGAGGGGTCTCGGAAGGATCCAAGCATGTCATACtgcatatatttttaattaacttaTCATTTGGGCATGGCCTACGAGCAACACAATGATATATTAGCTCAGCAAGTGCTTCAGCTGACTTCATTTGCAGTATTTCCTCCTGGGGAGATAACACATACATATTATGATCAAATTAAACATGGAACGAGTATATACAGGAAAGAAACAGTCAAAACTTAAACAAGCACCTGCTCTCGTCTGATTGAAGCCATCAAAGGCAAAATGATTGGGGTAAGCCGAGAAGAATATTCAGACATCCAAACAACAGCAGCTGCAACTGCAGATGAGACTGTAACATGCAAATTACTCTGCAAAAACAACACATAAAGCAGAACTAATTAAGTCAAAAATATATTGGCCACAAAAAATTGAAATGTTAATATAAACAGTTAAACAGAATAAAGAAAGCATGAGAAGCAAACCTGCACACATTTCAAATAGCCAGAAGTTGTCAAGAGCCTCTGTTTTGTGGATTCTATATCATCTAAAGTATTCTTTATCAAGGACTCATTCAGAGAACTATCATTACACACTGCTGGAACTTTTGATGCAAAACTAATGGCACCATCCACACTCAAGCTATCCAACTCAATTTTGGTAGTTGACAATAACTCATCAAACATACCAGAAGACTTGATAGCATTTAGCAATTGACCAGCCTCATTACGCATCTTTGAATAAGTTCTTGAAAGTTCAGCATATGGAAGAAGTGAATCTTTTGTAGGCAATGCAGGATCAGAGCATCCTAACAAGTCCAGCAACCAATCTTTGAGGGCTCCAGGAATGCCATcaagatttttggatgaatttgtcCTCTTAATCTCCTTGAACCAAGAAATGAGTACCATAGATGCAACCTAAATACAAATAGAAAATATCAATGGTGGAAAAAAGAGAATGAAGGATAGCTTGGGTGTAAGTTCATTGTACACAAACCAGAAACTCATACCTGACGTTGAACACCAGACAAAGAGGTTAGAGACCTCCAGAGTGGATCAACAACATACTTCAAAGAATCCTCTGGCAGCTTAGAGGCAAAAATTCCCAATGCAGTTGCTGTAACCACCCGTGTATGAGTAACAGATGTGTCCACATCAGCACCAACAACTATCTTCACTGAATCCATAGCAGCATCACCATTTCTTTCTTGTGGAACAGATCCTTTTGTAGAATCAAGACCAAAATCCCCACCATAATCATATTCAGACTTCACAGCTCTCATTTTAGCAGCAGCTCTAAATTGACTTTTCCTTGGAAATGCAGCAGGCCAAAACATCTTTGAGGCATCTAATGCTGAACCAAATGGTGTAGAAGCAAGTTCTATCCAAGAAGCCATGTAAGATCTCGCAGCAGTATCCAAGTCCTCCACAGAACACTGAAAACAAGCCAGCCAATTTGATAGATGAGAAAGTATAAAAGGCAAACAAGGATAGATGCAGGGGAAATACCCAAATGACCACTTTAGGAGACAGGAAGACTCCTTAGAAAAAAGGGAATCATCATGACTATTTGAAACAccattagaaaatttaaaatgtaGAGGTATCACAGAAAGCAGAAGTTGGAACCAAAACCATATATCAAACTCCAACTCAAATCAGTGTGTCAATCCAACCATAGTATTCTAATAACAATCACAGTAGCACATTTCCAAATCAAGGAATGTCCAGTCTAATACTGACAGCATCTTGATAACTATCACAATTGAAATTAGCACTAATCTCATGCATATATGTTTTTAGTCTTTAGTTTCTTATACTTATTTCTCTCAATATATGAAGTCCTCGTAATATGCCCGTCCTTACTTACACGACCAGCGAGTATGAGAAATAATGAGACCACCTTTCTAGGCCTCTGTACAATGCCAAATTCAGCCATAAAAGACTCTGTTTCTTTTTAAGCCACAATCTTGATGGGAGCATGACAAGCAATAGGGTTGACGTAAACAGTTGGGAACATTTAGTCAAAGCCATTTCTAAGCTATAACCTTTTATCATATGAAATACCTTAACAAG
This genomic window contains:
- the LOC112789492 gene encoding TATA-binding protein-associated factor BTAF1, with the translated sequence MAQQSSRLQRLLTLLDTGSTQATRLTAARQIGEIAKSHPQDLNSLLKKVSQYLRSKNWETRVAAAHAIGSIAENVKHTSLNELTTSVVSKISENGISCSVEDLCAWTYLQSRITGSSFRSFDMSKVLEFGALLASGGQEYDIVSDNIKNPKERLVRQKQNLRRRLGLDVCEQFMDMSDVIRDEDLMTHKSDSHPNGIDHGVFTSSSVHNIQKMVANMVPSVKSKWPSARELNLLKRKAKINSKDQTKSWVEDGVTDPSGAQNSASKATYPESVNYNKVFMDVNHDDDGLDHDGDGQWPFHTFVEQLIIDMFDPVWEIRHGSVMALREILTHQGASAGVLKHDLRLGGNFMVELEDKSITIEKKEDSSMSNILKREREIDLNMQVSADEFDSNLKRPKLENVTSSTSMDSLITCSNEGDTKISISSETSGYNLPLDCVNGQFNCNSVEMDVVSFSDGLQDACKEPTIVAEQKGYSEEIPSRNLNVLRNVPQNSELMSMVKVARSSWLRNSGFLQDCVIRFLCVLSLDRFGDYVSDQVVAPVRETCAQALGAAFKYMHPALVNETLNILLKMQCRPEWEIRHGSLLGIKYLVAVRQELLPDLLGLVLPACKSGLEDPDDDVRAVAADALIPASAAIVALQGPTLRTIVMLLWDILLDLDDLSPSTSSVMNLLSEIYSQEEMVPMMYEVLRLGDNGISIQNGVGGGGDDDDDEEENPYVLSTLAPRLWPFMRHSISSVRYSAMRTLERLLEAGYKRRMSELSNASFWPSIIFGDTLRIVFQNLLLETNEDILQCSERVWSLLVKCSVEDLDTAARSYMASWIELASTPFGSALDASKMFWPAAFPRKSQFRAAAKMRAVKSEYDYGGDFGLDSTKGSVPQERNGDAAMDSVKIVVGADVDTSVTHTRVVTATALGIFASKLPEDSLKYVVDPLWRSLTSLSGVQRQVASMVLISWFKEIKRTNSSKNLDGIPGALKDWLLDLLGCSDPALPTKDSLLPYAELSRTYSKMRNEAGQLLNAIKSSGMFDELLSTTKIELDSLSVDGAISFASKVPAVCNDSSLNESLIKNTLDDIESTKQRLLTTSGYLKCVQSNLHVTVSSAVAAAVVWMSEYSSRLTPIILPLMASIRREQEEILQMKSAEALAELIYHCVARRPCPNDKLIKNICSMTCLDPSETPQAKLICSMESIDDQGLLSFGTPVSKHKSKVHVLAGEDRSKVEGFISRRGSELALRLLCEKFGALLFDKLPKLWDCLTEVLKPSSSESPAVTNEKQATMAVESISDPQILINNIQVVRSIAPLLNEELKPKLLTLLPCIFKCIQHSHVAVRLAASRCITSMARSMTVKVMSAVVENAIPMLEDASSVHARQGAGMLINFLVQGLGVELVPYAPLLVVPLLRCMSDCDQSVRQSVTHSFAALVPLLPLARGLPQPVGLGEGISRNADDLQFLEQLLDNSHIEDYKLCTELKVTLRRYQQEGINWLAFLKRFKLHGILCDDMGLGKTLQSSAIVASDIAEHRTQSGNGDLLPSLIICPSTLVGHWAFEIEKYIDVSVISCLQYVGSAQDRMILRDHFCKHNVIITSYDVVRKDIDYLGQLLWNYCILDEGHIIKNAKSKVTLAVKQLKAQHRLILSGTPIQNNIMDLWSLFDFLMPGFLGTERQFQATYGKPLLAARDPKCSAKDAEAGALAMERLHKQAMPFLLRRTKDEVLSDLPEKIIQDRYCDLSPVQFKLYEQFSGSHVKQEMSSIVTTNESAGAEGSSSSTKASSHVFQALQYLLKLCSHPLLVINDKVLDSLSTILSGVLPGVSDIISELHNLHHSPKLVALQEILEECGIGVDASGSEGSVNVGQHRVLIFAQHKAFLDIIERDLFQTHMKNVTYLRLDGSVEPEKRFDIVKAFNSDPTIDVLLLTTHVGGLGLNLTSADTLVFVEHDWNPMRDHQAMDRAHRLGQKKVVNVHRLIMRGTLEEKVMSLQRFKVSVANAVINAENASMKTMNTDQLLDLFASADTSKKGSSAGKSLENNPEGDAKLVGTGKGLKAILGGLEELWDQSQYTEEYNLNQFLAKLNG